The DNA window TATAAATATTATAACATATTTATATATTTGTTTATTATTCATTACGAAATTTTTTTCTATTGACAAAAATTTACAGTTGTTGTATAATAAAGTAAAAGGTGTCCAAAAAGTCAAATTCACTCAGGCAGCTCGATTGCTTATCCTTAAAATTATTCATTCTCAGCCGTCGCTCAGATTTTTCATCCATGAAAAAGCTTCACTCAAAAAAACGTCCTGTTTTTTTGACGGCTTTCATTCATAATTTTAAGGCAATCTTCGAGCCTTCATTTCATTTTAGACTTTTTAGACAGTCTTTATAATAAAGTATAATAAAGACATGGAGGCGATATTTTGAAAGTATTTCTTTTAGGAGCGGGAAATTCTGCAAAAATTATTCTGGATGAATTGGATTTCGAAAAGGTTTATGTATATGATAAAAATTTCAAACAATTTGAAAAACTAAAAGAGATACATAATGAAATCGAATATTTAGATATTAAAAACTTAGAAACTACTGATGTTGATTATATCATAGAAGTAGCTTCTGTTGAAGCATTAAAGAATTATGGACTAAAACTCCTTGATATGAATAAAAATTTAATTGTCTTAAGCACAGGCGCTTTTGCAGATAAAACTTTTAGATATAATTTTGTGAAAAAATTAAATAACAAAAATATTAATGTTTACGTTGTATCTGGAGCAATCGGTGGAATTGATCTAATAAGAACTATAAGCAATAAAATAAATACAATCACATTAATAACCCGAAAAACACCAAAAAGTCTTGGAATTGATATTACAAAAGAAAAAATAATTTTTGAAGGTAATTCAATAGAAGCTATTGAAAGATTTCCTAAAAATATAAATGTTG is part of the Marinitoga sp. 1197 genome and encodes:
- the nadX gene encoding aspartate dehydrogenase translates to MKVFLLGAGNSAKIILDELDFEKVYVYDKNFKQFEKLKEIHNEIEYLDIKNLETTDVDYIIEVASVEALKNYGLKLLDMNKNLIVLSTGAFADKTFRYNFVKKLNNKNINVYVVSGAIGGIDLIRTISNKINTITLITRKTPKSLGIDITKEKIIFEGNSIEAIERFPKNINVAVTLALAIKNFEKVKVKIIADPFIERNVHSIEIKSEVGNYTFKFENYPSKNPKTSYLAPLSIVGLLKNIHSNFKIGG